The proteins below come from a single Triticum aestivum cultivar Chinese Spring chromosome 5D, IWGSC CS RefSeq v2.1, whole genome shotgun sequence genomic window:
- the LOC123122744 gene encoding organic cation/carnitine transporter 7 isoform X2, with protein sequence METYTTDDALTTMGFGKLQGLVLVYAGMGWVAEAMEVMLLSFVGPLIREEWKISAQDESLLSSVVFLGMLIGACGWGYVSDKYGRRTGLLFSTLFTTGMGFLSALSPNYLCLMALRFLVGVGLGGSHVYSSWFLEFVPAQNRGFWMIIFSFFWTIGTVLEASLAWIVVSTLTWRWLLALTAIPCFLLLPFFGITPESPRYLCAQNRMSDATLVLERIAETNQAALPPGVLVYPRDGEADHSGLTSEADHLLPLREKECTDDDVMSPKSGSAAALRSLLSRKLRRSTLLLWFVFYANSFAYYGLVLLTAQLSNANRSCASGLKYVKSETDTSLYKDTFVTSLAEIPGLIASAVLVEWFGRKATMWCLLFTCCGFLGPLVLYQSELWTTGLLFGARACAMGSYTVVCLYAPEKGSLGAAVKLLPCVSPGNSLLQKCRKRLRKKDPKWSDPSLAKRTAKRELRAPGCPFFNVSCHTVIL encoded by the exons ATGGAAACATACACCACGGATGATGCGCTTACAACCATGGGATTTGGAAAATTGCAAGGACTTGTTCTTGTTTATGCAGGCATGGGTTGGGTTGCAGAAGCCATGGAGGTCATGCTACTGTCGTTTGTTGGACCATTGATTCGGGAGGAATGGAAAATCTCTGCCCAAGATGAGAGTTTACTCTCAAGTGTAGTGTTTTTGGGCATGTTAATTGGAGCATGTGGCTGGGGATATGTGTCTGACAAATATGGGCGAAG gACTGGTTTACTGTTTTCAACTCTGTTTACTACTGGAATGGGTTTCCTAAGTGCTTTGTCTCCGAACTATTTATGTTTGATGGCTCTTCGCTTTCTCGTTGGCGTAGGACTGGGTGGCAGCCATGTGTATTCATCTTGGTTTTTGGAATTTGTTCCTGCACAAAATCGTGGCTTTTGGAtgattattttttcctttttctggacTATTGGCACAGTCTTGGAGGCTTCACTTGCATGG attgtCGTATCAACATTGACTTGGAGGTGGTTGCTAGCATTGACTGCCATCCCTTGCTTTCTCTTGCTCCCTTTCTTTGGAATCACACCTGAATCGCCACGCTATCTGTGTGCGCAAAATAGAATGTCTGATGCAACACTTGTCCTGGAGAGAATCGCCGAGACAAACCAAGCAGCTCTTCCGCCTGGAGTTCTCGTATACCCTCGAGACGGTGAAGCTGATCATAGTGGTCTTACCTCTGAGGCAGATCATCTTCTTCCACTCAGAGAGAAGGAATGCACAGATGATGATGTCATGAGCCCCAAATCTGGTAGTGCTGCTGCATTGCGCAGTCTACTGTCACGGAAATTGCGCAGATCAACTCTTCTACTTTGGTTTGTTTTCTACGCAAATTCCTTTGCTTATTATGGACTAGTCTTGCTGACCGCACAACTGAGCAATGCAAATAGAAGCTGCGCATCTGGGCTGAAATACGTGAAGAGTGAAACAGATACCAGCCTGTACAAAGATACATTTGTTACTAGTCTTGCAG AGATTCCGGGTCTAATTGCGTCCGCTGTTCTCGTTGAATGGTTTGGCCGAAAAGCTACAATGTGGTGCCTGCTCTTCACATGCTGTGGTTTCCTTGGACCACTTGTGCTTTATCAGAGTGAGCTATGGACAACTGGCCTTCTGTTTGGTGCTCGTGCGTGTGCCATGGGTAGCTACACAGTTGTATGTTTATACGCCCCAGAG aaggggagccttggcgcagcggTAAAGTTGTTGCCTTGTgtgagtcctggaaacagcctcttgcagaaatgcagGAAAAGGCTGCGTAAAAAAGACCCAAAGTGGTCAGACCCTTCCCTTGCAAAAAGGACAGCGaagcgggagctacgtgcaccAGGCTGCCCTTTTTTTAATGTTTCTTGTCACACTGTCATATTATGA
- the LOC123122743 gene encoding organic cation/carnitine transporter 7, protein METYTTDDALSAMGFGRFQALVLAYAGMGWVVEAMELNLLSFVGPLVREEWKVSAQDESLLSSVVFAGMLIGSCAWGFVSDRYGRRTVLLFSALFTSGMGFLSAWSPNYLCLIALRFLVGVGVGGGHVFSSWFLEFVPAQNRGTCVVLFSLFWTIGTVLEASLAWVVISALNWRWLLVLTSIPCFLLLPFFRIIPESPRYLCAQNRMSDATLVLESVSMINQEALPPGVLTYRRESKVDTLTSETEIDHLLPVRETEIECKANNALSFKSGAAAALRRLLSPALRRSTLLLWFVYFANSFAYYGVVLLTSQLSDSNRNCPSGLTTVQRQEDANLYRDTFVTSLAEIPGLIVSAILVEWIGRKATMWSMLFTCAAFLGPLVLHQDELLTTALLFGARACAMGSSTVLCLYAPEVYPTSVRSTGVGIATSIGKIGGVICPLVAVGMLRTCHQMEAVFVFELVLCLAGVACILFPVETKGREID, encoded by the exons ATGGAAACATACACCACGGATGACGCGCTTTCAGCCATGGGGTTTGGCAGATTCCAGGCGCTTGTTCTTGCTTATGCAGGCATGGGTTGGGTCGTAGAGGCCATGGAGCTCAATCTGCTGTCATTTGTGGGACCATTGGTTCGGGAGGAGTGGAAAGTCTCTGCCCAGGATGAGAGCCTACTCTCAAGTGTGGTCTTTGCTGGCATGCTGATCGGCTCATGTGCTTGGGGCTTTGTTTCTGACAGATATGGTCGAAG GACCGTTTTGCTGTTTTCAGCTCTGTTCACTAGCGGAATGGGTTTCTTGAGTGCCTGGTCTCCCAACTATTTATGCTTGATCGCTCTTCGGTTTCTCGTCGGCGTAGGAGTGGGTGGTGGGCACGTGTTCTCATCTTGGTTTTTGGAGTTTGTTCCTGCGCAAAATCGCGGCACTTGCGTAGTTCTTTTTTCGCTTTTTTGGACTATCGGCACCGTCTTGGAGGCTTCACTTGCATGG GTTGTCATATCGGCATTGAATTGGCGGTGGTTGCTAGTTTTGACCTCCATTCCATGCTTCCTCTTGCTTCCATTCTTTCGAATAATACCTGAATCACCACGCTATCTTTGTGCACAAAATAGAATGTCAGACGCTACACTTGTCCTGGAGAGTGTCTCTATGATAAACCAAGAAGCTCTTCCTCCTGGAGTTCTCACATACCGCCGTGAaagtaaagttgacactcttacatcTGAGACTGAAATAGATCATCTTCTTCCAGTCAGAGAGACAGAGATAGAATGCAAAGCTAACAATGCCTTGAGCTTCAAATCTGGCGCCGCTGCGGCACTGCGAAGACTATTGTCACCGGCATTGCGCAGATCAACTCTTCTTCTTTGGTTTGTTTACTTTGCAAATTCCTTTGCTTATTATGGGGTAGTCTTGCTGACATCGCAGCTGAGCGATTCCAATAGAAACTGCCCATCTGGGCTGACAACTGTACAGCGTCAAGAAGATGCTAACCTTTACAGGGATACATTTGTTACTAGTTTAGCAG AGATTCCTGGTCTAATTGTATCTGCCATTCTTGTTGAATGGATTGGCCGGAAAGCTACAATGTGGTCCATGCTCTTCACTTGTGCTGCTTTCCTTGGGCCACTAGTACTTCATCAGGATGAGCTACTTACAACGGCACTCCTATTCGGTGCTCGCGCATGTGCCATGGGTAGCTCCACAGTTCTATGTTTATATGCTCCAGAG GTATATCCAACATCAGTCCGCTCGACCGGCGTTGGAATTGCGACCTCCATTGGTAAAATTGGTGGGGTTATATGCCCTCTTGTTGCTGTCGGCATGCTACGGACCTGCCATCaaatggaagctgtttttgtgtTTGAGCTGGTGTTATGCCTCGCTGGAGTGGCCTGCATTCTCTTCCCTGTAGAAACCAAGGGCCGTGAAATTGACTGA
- the LOC123122744 gene encoding organic cation/carnitine transporter 7 isoform X1, with protein sequence METYTTDDALTTMGFGKLQGLVLVYAGMGWVAEAMEVMLLSFVGPLIREEWKISAQDESLLSSVVFLGMLIGACGWGYVSDKYGRRTGLLFSTLFTTGMGFLSALSPNYLCLMALRFLVGVGLGGSHVYSSWFLEFVPAQNRGFWMIIFSFFWTIGTVLEASLAWIVVSTLTWRWLLALTAIPCFLLLPFFGITPESPRYLCAQNRMSDATLVLERIAETNQAALPPGVLVYPRDGEADHSGLTSEADHLLPLREKECTDDDVMSPKSGSAAALRSLLSRKLRRSTLLLWFVFYANSFAYYGLVLLTAQLSNANRSCASGLKYVKSETDTSLYKDTFVTSLAEIPGLIASAVLVEWFGRKATMWCLLFTCCGFLGPLVLYQSELWTTGLLFGARACAMGSYTVVCLYAPEVYPTSVRSTGVGIATAMGRVGGIICPLVAVGMLRSCHQMEAIIVFEVVLFLAAIACMLFPFETKGRAMN encoded by the exons ATGGAAACATACACCACGGATGATGCGCTTACAACCATGGGATTTGGAAAATTGCAAGGACTTGTTCTTGTTTATGCAGGCATGGGTTGGGTTGCAGAAGCCATGGAGGTCATGCTACTGTCGTTTGTTGGACCATTGATTCGGGAGGAATGGAAAATCTCTGCCCAAGATGAGAGTTTACTCTCAAGTGTAGTGTTTTTGGGCATGTTAATTGGAGCATGTGGCTGGGGATATGTGTCTGACAAATATGGGCGAAG gACTGGTTTACTGTTTTCAACTCTGTTTACTACTGGAATGGGTTTCCTAAGTGCTTTGTCTCCGAACTATTTATGTTTGATGGCTCTTCGCTTTCTCGTTGGCGTAGGACTGGGTGGCAGCCATGTGTATTCATCTTGGTTTTTGGAATTTGTTCCTGCACAAAATCGTGGCTTTTGGAtgattattttttcctttttctggacTATTGGCACAGTCTTGGAGGCTTCACTTGCATGG attgtCGTATCAACATTGACTTGGAGGTGGTTGCTAGCATTGACTGCCATCCCTTGCTTTCTCTTGCTCCCTTTCTTTGGAATCACACCTGAATCGCCACGCTATCTGTGTGCGCAAAATAGAATGTCTGATGCAACACTTGTCCTGGAGAGAATCGCCGAGACAAACCAAGCAGCTCTTCCGCCTGGAGTTCTCGTATACCCTCGAGACGGTGAAGCTGATCATAGTGGTCTTACCTCTGAGGCAGATCATCTTCTTCCACTCAGAGAGAAGGAATGCACAGATGATGATGTCATGAGCCCCAAATCTGGTAGTGCTGCTGCATTGCGCAGTCTACTGTCACGGAAATTGCGCAGATCAACTCTTCTACTTTGGTTTGTTTTCTACGCAAATTCCTTTGCTTATTATGGACTAGTCTTGCTGACCGCACAACTGAGCAATGCAAATAGAAGCTGCGCATCTGGGCTGAAATACGTGAAGAGTGAAACAGATACCAGCCTGTACAAAGATACATTTGTTACTAGTCTTGCAG AGATTCCGGGTCTAATTGCGTCCGCTGTTCTCGTTGAATGGTTTGGCCGAAAAGCTACAATGTGGTGCCTGCTCTTCACATGCTGTGGTTTCCTTGGACCACTTGTGCTTTATCAGAGTGAGCTATGGACAACTGGCCTTCTGTTTGGTGCTCGTGCGTGTGCCATGGGTAGCTACACAGTTGTATGTTTATACGCCCCAGAG GTATACCCGACATCTGTGCGCTCGACTGGGGTTGGAATCGCGACCGCCATGGGTAGAGTCGGTGGAATTATTTGCCCCCTTGTAGCCGTTGGGATGCTGAGAAGCTGCCATCAGATGGAAGCCATCATTGTATTTGAGGTGGTGCTATTCCTTGCTGCAATTGCCTGCATGCTCTTCCCTTTTGAGACCAAGGGCCGTGCTATGAATTGA
- the LOC123122744 gene encoding organic cation/carnitine transporter 7 isoform X3, protein MCLTNMGEGLGGSHVYSSWFLEFVPAQNRGFWMIIFSFFWTIGTVLEASLAWIVVSTLTWRWLLALTAIPCFLLLPFFGITPESPRYLCAQNRMSDATLVLERIAETNQAALPPGVLVYPRDGEADHSGLTSEADHLLPLREKECTDDDVMSPKSGSAAALRSLLSRKLRRSTLLLWFVFYANSFAYYGLVLLTAQLSNANRSCASGLKYVKSETDTSLYKDTFVTSLAEIPGLIASAVLVEWFGRKATMWCLLFTCCGFLGPLVLYQSELWTTGLLFGARACAMGSYTVVCLYAPEVYPTSVRSTGVGIATAMGRVGGIICPLVAVGMLRSCHQMEAIIVFEVVLFLAAIACMLFPFETKGRAMN, encoded by the exons ATGTGTCTGACAAATATGGGCGAAG GACTGGGTGGCAGCCATGTGTATTCATCTTGGTTTTTGGAATTTGTTCCTGCACAAAATCGTGGCTTTTGGAtgattattttttcctttttctggacTATTGGCACAGTCTTGGAGGCTTCACTTGCATGG attgtCGTATCAACATTGACTTGGAGGTGGTTGCTAGCATTGACTGCCATCCCTTGCTTTCTCTTGCTCCCTTTCTTTGGAATCACACCTGAATCGCCACGCTATCTGTGTGCGCAAAATAGAATGTCTGATGCAACACTTGTCCTGGAGAGAATCGCCGAGACAAACCAAGCAGCTCTTCCGCCTGGAGTTCTCGTATACCCTCGAGACGGTGAAGCTGATCATAGTGGTCTTACCTCTGAGGCAGATCATCTTCTTCCACTCAGAGAGAAGGAATGCACAGATGATGATGTCATGAGCCCCAAATCTGGTAGTGCTGCTGCATTGCGCAGTCTACTGTCACGGAAATTGCGCAGATCAACTCTTCTACTTTGGTTTGTTTTCTACGCAAATTCCTTTGCTTATTATGGACTAGTCTTGCTGACCGCACAACTGAGCAATGCAAATAGAAGCTGCGCATCTGGGCTGAAATACGTGAAGAGTGAAACAGATACCAGCCTGTACAAAGATACATTTGTTACTAGTCTTGCAG AGATTCCGGGTCTAATTGCGTCCGCTGTTCTCGTTGAATGGTTTGGCCGAAAAGCTACAATGTGGTGCCTGCTCTTCACATGCTGTGGTTTCCTTGGACCACTTGTGCTTTATCAGAGTGAGCTATGGACAACTGGCCTTCTGTTTGGTGCTCGTGCGTGTGCCATGGGTAGCTACACAGTTGTATGTTTATACGCCCCAGAG GTATACCCGACATCTGTGCGCTCGACTGGGGTTGGAATCGCGACCGCCATGGGTAGAGTCGGTGGAATTATTTGCCCCCTTGTAGCCGTTGGGATGCTGAGAAGCTGCCATCAGATGGAAGCCATCATTGTATTTGAGGTGGTGCTATTCCTTGCTGCAATTGCCTGCATGCTCTTCCCTTTTGAGACCAAGGGCCGTGCTATGAATTGA
- the LOC123122742 gene encoding serine/threonine-protein kinase STY13, translating into MASSAGDLPEVKFKRTGSLGSSDYVRADKIDLTSLDIQLEQQLNKKWGKTNIKSQGPKADWEIDLAKLEIRHVIAQGTYGTVYRGTYDGQQVAVKLLDWGEDGFATEAETTALRTSFKQEVAVWHKLSHPNVTRFIGASMGTTDLKIPVNDNGARANLPARACCVVVEYLAGGTLKQYLIKNRRRKLAYKVVVQLALDLSRGLSYLHSRKIVHRDVKTENMLLDTQRNLKIADFGVARVEAQNPKDMTGATGTLGYMAPEVLDGKPYNRKCDVYSFGICLWEIYCCDMPYPDLSFADVSSAVVHQNLRPDIPRCCPSAFANIMRKCWDGNPDKRPDMDEVVQLMEALDTSKGGGMIPDGQSSGCLCFTRARGP; encoded by the exons ATGGCGTCCAGCGCCGGTGATCTGCCCGAGGTGAAGTTCAAGAGGACCGGTAGCCTGGGGAGCAGCGACTACGTGCGAGCTGACAAGATCGACCTCACCAGCCTCGACATCCAGCTAGAGCAGCAGCTCAACAAGAAATGGGGCAAGACCAACATCAAGTCCCAGGGACCCAAGGCGGACTGGGAGATTGACCTTGCTAAGCTGGAGATCCGGCATGTCATCGCCCAGGGCACATATGGAACCGTCTACCGCGGCACCTATGATGGCCAGCAAGTCGCAG TGAAGCTGTTGGATTGGGGAGAAGATGGTTTTGCCACAGAAGCCGAAACTACTGCTTTACGAACATCATTTAAGCAGGAGGTTGCTGTTTGGCATAAGCTCAGCCATCCTAACGTTACAAGG TTTATTGGTGCGTCTATGGGGACCACCGACCTCAAGATACCAGTCAATGACAACGGTGCGCGTGCCAACTTGCCAGCCAGAGCATGTTGTGTTGTGGTAGAGTATCTCGCTGGAGGCACTTTGAAGCAGTACCTGATAAAGAACAGACGGCGGAAGCTCGCCTACAAAGTTGTGGTTCAGCTTGCATTGGATCTGTCCAGAGG ATTGAGCTATCTACACTCGAGAAAGATAGTACATCGCGACGTGAAAACTGAAAATATGCTGCTTGACACACAGCGTAACCTTAAGATTGCTGATTTTGGCGTTGCACGTGTTGAGGCTCAGAACCCGAAGGATATGACTGGTGCGACAGGCACTCTTGGTTATATGGCCCCAGAG GTTCTTGATGGTAAACCATACAACAGGAAATGTGATGTTTACAGTTTTGGCATTTGCTTGTGGGAAATCTATTGCTGTGACATGCCATACCCAGACCTAAGTTTTGCCGATGTCTCTTCTGCTGTCGTTCACCAG AATTTGCGGCCAGACATACCCCGTTGCTGTCCAAGTGCGTTTGCGAACATTATGCGTAAATGCTGGGATGGAAATCCTGATAAGCGCCCCGACATGGACGAGGTGGTGCAGCTTATGGAGGCCCTCGACACAAGCAAAGGCGGTGGTATGATACCGGATGGCCAGTCGTCCGGATGCTTATGTTTCACCAGGGCCCGTGGCCCGTAG